The Flavobacterium jumunjinense genome includes a region encoding these proteins:
- a CDS encoding S24 family peptidase gives MVSERLGEYIEKKGFSFYAFENSLGAGRGSISKAVKEGKSIGSNVIENILSIYSDLNPIWLLTGTGTMFKEEKDFLLNKSVETYGLRTDRSVDGQQIPLYDIEAVAGLVPLFQDRTTQTPLDYISIPRLPKCDGAVYVTGDSMYPLLKSGDIVLYKEVNDIRNEIFWGEMYLLSMDMSGEEYITVKYIQKSEQIGFVKLVSQNKHHQDKDVEMTKIKALALVKASIRINSMH, from the coding sequence ATGGTATCTGAACGTCTTGGTGAATATATAGAAAAAAAAGGGTTTAGCTTTTATGCTTTCGAAAATAGCTTAGGAGCGGGAAGAGGTAGTATCTCTAAAGCAGTTAAAGAAGGAAAAAGTATTGGTTCTAATGTTATAGAAAATATTCTGTCGATTTATTCCGATTTAAATCCAATTTGGTTGTTAACTGGAACTGGAACGATGTTTAAAGAAGAAAAAGATTTCTTATTAAACAAGAGCGTTGAGACCTACGGACTTCGAACGGATAGAAGTGTTGATGGACAACAAATTCCGTTATATGATATTGAAGCCGTTGCTGGTTTGGTGCCATTATTTCAAGACAGAACAACGCAAACTCCTTTAGACTATATTTCTATTCCTCGATTGCCAAAATGTGATGGGGCAGTTTATGTAACAGGTGACAGTATGTATCCTTTGTTAAAAAGTGGTGATATTGTTCTTTATAAAGAAGTAAATGATATTAGGAATGAAATTTTTTGGGGAGAAATGTATTTGTTAAGTATGGACATGAGCGGAGAAGAGTATATTACCGTAAAGTATATCCAAAAATCGGAACAAATCGGATTTGTGAAATTAGTTAGTCAAAATAAACACCACCAGGATAAAGATGTTGAAATGACGAAAATTAAAGCATTAGCCTTAGTAAAAGCAAGTATAAGAATTAATTCTATGCATTAA
- a CDS encoding tetratricopeptide repeat-containing sensor histidine kinase: protein MSNSYFKKSAYIVLFFVVIMVNAQETKNKKQNTKLIELIAKEKAEINTLYELLNNRKRQEAYKNAHIMLKKIKAKESIVRMDLFFANYFNREAVLDSTLHYANRALKNSSYIINDTLRSNVHATSYNLIGLCNNKRGLMEASKKAHLKGIESVDKYEKSFSYYVNLHGLANVYMKQGDHINALKYFKQCLEYKSEDEIGEIAIGSYINIGTIYGVQKKFESSNLYLKKANQICKDTDNKDCQAITAINIGSNYQDLGDYDQAMKYYKESLIIAKENQLFQTQVYVNEYIGHLLYTQKNYTDSKLYYLNALTLSIKHNFLSNQKDIYMRLKDIAVKEGDYKNAYALIDRYSQTQDSIITLEKDKEINELDIKFKTLQKENEIKDLVFENNNKFLQLKNQEKAIENLNLQKTIEGKKNENSLLRLRESSQNKANQIKLLKKEQQLKDSEIQRQKETRKIIFIGFIIILIPVIALLIVYYQKQKAQILINTKQKEISEQKNKSLLKEQELELIKAQVEGQDKERLRIAQELHDSIGGNLAAIKLQLSNSDFGKEREIKNINNQINDTYNQVRSLSHNMLPKRFNQNKFCDVLEDYQKKLAEVSKLTASFSAYPRKDIDHLNEKIQVEIYTIVQELITNTIKHAYAKKIELQLNLIQNSLNIMFEDDGIGFNTKNNKEGIGFINIKNRINSLKGTINIDSSLSRGSIFNIEIPIS from the coding sequence ATGTCAAATTCATATTTTAAAAAATCCGCTTATATAGTATTATTTTTTGTTGTAATAATGGTTAATGCGCAAGAAACAAAAAACAAAAAACAGAACACAAAACTTATTGAGTTAATCGCAAAAGAGAAAGCAGAAATCAACACACTTTATGAATTATTAAATAATAGAAAAAGACAAGAAGCATATAAAAATGCTCACATCATGTTAAAAAAAATAAAAGCAAAAGAGTCTATTGTTAGAATGGATTTATTTTTTGCTAATTATTTTAACCGTGAAGCTGTCCTTGATTCTACTTTACATTATGCAAATAGAGCTTTAAAAAACTCTAGCTATATCATAAATGATACATTGAGAAGTAACGTACATGCGACGAGCTATAATTTAATTGGTCTTTGCAATAACAAAAGAGGACTGATGGAGGCGAGCAAAAAAGCACACTTGAAAGGTATTGAATCAGTAGATAAATATGAAAAAAGTTTCTCGTATTATGTGAACTTACATGGATTAGCAAATGTTTATATGAAACAAGGTGATCATATAAATGCGCTAAAATATTTCAAACAATGTCTAGAATATAAAAGTGAAGATGAAATTGGTGAAATTGCCATTGGAAGCTATATTAATATTGGAACTATTTATGGTGTCCAAAAGAAATTTGAATCTTCTAATCTTTATCTAAAAAAAGCCAATCAAATTTGTAAAGACACAGACAACAAAGATTGCCAAGCCATTACGGCTATCAATATTGGCTCTAATTATCAAGATTTAGGAGATTATGATCAAGCAATGAAATATTATAAAGAAAGTTTAATTATTGCTAAAGAAAACCAACTCTTTCAAACACAAGTATATGTTAATGAATACATTGGACATCTTTTATATACTCAAAAAAACTATACAGATTCTAAACTATACTATTTAAATGCTTTAACACTTTCTATTAAACATAACTTTCTTAGCAATCAAAAAGATATATATATGCGATTGAAAGACATTGCTGTTAAAGAAGGTGATTATAAAAATGCATATGCACTTATTGACCGTTATTCTCAAACACAAGACTCTATAATAACTTTAGAGAAAGACAAAGAAATTAATGAACTCGATATTAAATTTAAAACACTTCAAAAGGAGAATGAAATTAAAGATTTAGTATTTGAAAACAATAATAAATTTTTACAATTAAAAAATCAAGAAAAAGCGATTGAAAACCTTAACCTTCAGAAAACCATTGAAGGCAAAAAGAATGAAAATAGCTTATTACGATTACGAGAATCTTCACAAAACAAAGCAAATCAGATAAAATTATTAAAAAAGGAACAACAACTAAAAGATTCTGAAATTCAAAGGCAGAAAGAAACTCGAAAAATCATTTTTATTGGTTTTATTATCATATTAATTCCGGTTATAGCTTTATTAATCGTTTACTATCAAAAGCAAAAAGCTCAAATTCTTATCAACACAAAGCAGAAAGAAATTAGTGAACAAAAGAACAAATCTTTACTTAAAGAACAAGAACTAGAACTAATTAAAGCGCAAGTTGAAGGACAGGATAAGGAACGTTTAAGAATTGCACAAGAATTACATGATAGTATTGGTGGAAATCTCGCAGCTATTAAGCTTCAATTGAGCAACTCAGATTTTGGAAAGGAAAGAGAAATTAAGAACATAAACAATCAAATAAATGACACCTATAATCAGGTTAGAAGTTTATCACACAATATGTTACCAAAACGATTCAATCAAAACAAGTTTTGTGATGTGTTAGAAGATTACCAAAAGAAATTAGCAGAAGTTAGTAAGCTAACAGCTTCATTTTCTGCCTATCCAAGAAAAGATATAGATCATTTAAATGAAAAAATTCAGGTGGAGATTTATACTATTGTTCAAGAATTAATTACAAACACGATCAAACATGCTTATGCTAAAAAGATTGAGTTACAACTCAATCTAATTCAAAATTCTTTAAATATAATGTTTGAAGATGACGGAATTGGTTTTAACACAAAAAATAACAAAGAAGGAATTGGCTTCATTAACATAAAAAACAGAATTAACAGTCTTAAAGGAACCATAAACATTGATTCCTCTTTAAGCAGAGGTTCTATTTTCAATATTGAAATTCCAATATCATAA
- a CDS encoding response regulator transcription factor produces METTKIIIADDHNMFLEGIASLLSNSDDVEIVGKASNGKEALSLLEKTKTDIIVLDISMPQMDGIEVAKYIKKKYPDLKTLILSTHSNSHMIAKLIRIGIDGYLLKNAEKDELLYAIKKIKSGSTYYSKEVTEIHNEYESNLKQNLATTTELSNREKEILILIAQQLTAAEIAEKTFISLNTVNTHKRNLLSKLNVKNTAGLVKYAIELGLLD; encoded by the coding sequence ATGGAAACAACAAAAATAATAATTGCAGACGATCACAATATGTTTCTAGAAGGGATTGCATCATTATTAAGTAATAGTGACGACGTTGAAATTGTTGGAAAAGCATCGAATGGAAAAGAAGCACTTTCTCTTCTCGAAAAAACAAAAACCGATATTATTGTTTTAGATATTAGTATGCCACAAATGGACGGAATTGAAGTTGCAAAGTACATAAAAAAGAAATATCCCGATTTAAAAACGTTAATTTTAAGTACTCATAGCAATTCACACATGATTGCAAAATTAATACGAATAGGAATTGACGGATACCTCTTAAAAAATGCAGAAAAAGACGAGTTACTCTATGCTATTAAGAAGATAAAATCTGGAAGCACCTATTATTCTAAAGAAGTTACAGAAATTCATAACGAATATGAAAGCAATCTTAAACAAAACCTTGCTACAACAACAGAACTAAGCAATAGAGAAAAAGAAATTCTAATTCTGATTGCACAACAATTAACAGCGGCTGAAATAGCTGAAAAAACTTTTATTAGTTTAAATACTGTAAACACACATAAAAGAAACTTATTATCAAAATTGAATGTAAAAAACACAGCGGGATTAGTTAAATATGCAATAGAACTCGGTTTGTTAGACTAA